A single Lactuca sativa cultivar Salinas chromosome 8, Lsat_Salinas_v11, whole genome shotgun sequence DNA region contains:
- the LOC111902336 gene encoding plant intracellular Ras-group-related LRR protein 6, with amino-acid sequence MMTTMMMKVDYSKSRRKHFGNPHIRLPSSSSSSSSQNTMVAEKTDMQEVVDLSAMSLETLPISSNFNLAIIRVLDISNNNLQVIPESLAARLLNMVALDVHSNQLKTLPNSIGCMSKLKSLNVSGNHLQSLPKTIENCRALEDLNANFNQLTTLPDTIGFELINLKKLSVNSNKLIFLPTSTGHLTNLRHLDVRLNRLRSLPDDLESLINLEILNVSQNFQYLETLPYSVGLLISLVELDVSYNKIAALPESIGCLKKIRKLSVEGNPMVSPPPEVVEKGVQAIKEYMSEKMSGANEIFPKKRSWIGKLKKYGTFNGIRSTPEREGFLMPSYRTIDGFASSPRHISMFSPRRLFSPKRDFTR; translated from the exons ATGATGACGACGATGATGATGAAGGTTGATTATTCAAAATCAAGAAGAAAACATTTTGGAAACCCCCATATAAGGCTTccttcttcttcgtcttcatcatcCTCCCAAAACACCATGGTTGCAGAAAAAACAGATATGCAGGAGGTTGTGGATTTGAGTGCTATGTCTTTAGAAACCCTCCCTATCAGTTCCAATTTTAATTTAGCCATCATTCGTGTCTTAGATATCTCCAACAACAATCTCCAG GTGATACCGGAATCATTAGCAGCAAGGCTGCTGAACATGGTGGCGTTGGATGTTCATTCAAATCAACTCAAGACTCTACCCAATTCGATTGGATGTATGTCAAAGCTCAAGTCTTTAAACGTCTCCGGTAATCATCTTCAATCTCTCCCCAAAACCATTGAAAATTGCAG AGCACTGGAAGATTTAAATGCAAATTTCAATCAGCTGACGACGCTGCCGGACACCATAGGATTTGAGCTGATCAACCTCAAGAAACTCTCCGTCAACTCCAACAAACTCATCTTCCTCCCTACGTCCACCGGCCACCTCACCAATCTACGCCACCTCGACGTCCGTCTCAACCGCCTCCGTTCTCTCCCCGATGACCTCGAAAGCTTAATCAACCTCGAAATCCTCAACGTCAGCCAGAACTTTCAGTACCTCGAAACACTACCCTACTCTGTCGGCCTCCTCATCTCCCTAGTCGAGCTGGACGTCAGTTATAACAAGATCGCCGCCTTACCGGAATCTATCGGCTGCCTGAAAAAGATCCGGAAGCTCAGCGTTGAGGGAAACCCGATGGTGTCTCCGCCGCCGGAGGTGGTGGAGAAAGGTGTACAGGCAATCAAGGAATACATGAGCGAGAAGATGAGTGGAGCCAATGAGATTTTTCCAAAGAAAAGGTCTTGGATCGGAAAGTTGAAGAAATATGGGACGTTCAATGGGATCCGTAGTACGCCGGAGAGAGAAGGTTTTTTAATGCCGAGTTACAGGACAATCGACGGATTTGCTTCTTCTCCGAGACACATAAGCATGTTCTCACCGCGTCGGCTTTTCTCGCCGAAAAGGGATTTTACAAGATGA